In a single window of the Rhodoferax saidenbachensis genome:
- the rimI gene encoding ribosomal protein S18-alanine N-acetyltransferase: protein MSAQMQAPEVQFAPLLADWLDAVLQVEQRAYDHPWNRTNFMDALHSGYQAQVLVADSHLLGYFVAMKGVDEVHLLNITVAPEFQGQGWARIMLDALTLWARGQNAQWLWLEVRVSNTRAMQVYESHGYRRVGQRKQYYPAANGQREDAVVMSLRLL, encoded by the coding sequence ATGAGTGCGCAGATGCAGGCTCCCGAAGTCCAGTTTGCCCCACTGCTGGCGGACTGGCTGGACGCCGTGCTGCAGGTGGAGCAGCGTGCCTACGACCACCCCTGGAACCGCACCAATTTCATGGACGCGTTGCACTCGGGCTATCAGGCCCAGGTGCTGGTGGCCGATAGCCATCTGCTGGGTTACTTTGTCGCCATGAAGGGGGTGGACGAAGTGCATTTGCTCAACATCACCGTAGCCCCGGAGTTCCAGGGCCAGGGCTGGGCCCGCATCATGCTGGACGCACTCACGCTGTGGGCGCGCGGTCAGAACGCGCAGTGGCTGTGGCTGGAGGTGCGCGTGAGCAACACGCGCGCCATGCAGGTCTACGAAAGCCACGGCTACCGCCGCGTGGGCCAGCGCAAGCAGTACTATCCTGCAGCCAACGGCCAGCGCGAAGACGCGGTGGTCATGAGCCTGCGATTGTTGTAA
- a CDS encoding DMT family transporter: MSASSSSALPRWSPRTVGLAAAVVTVLIWTFFIVYARATADPARGGLLTPFDIFYARLWGAGLVLLPWGWWLVRQARRSNPQAGSLFGLSPLSLRHTLIAGVSGGLLYGMFAYSGFVFAPAAHASVLMPGSLPLWTSLLAIGVLGERISGSRAIGLVCIVAGDLLVGGASLLHAFDGSGVWRGDVLFMLASFTWSVYSVTVRRLALEAVRATIAITVLGFLVYVPIYTVLVLVQWVPGHVFTAPWGSVLPQMLFQGLGSVVVSGITFNVMIRHFGPVRSTMITALVPGLSAVSAGIFLGEPLQWNLIAGLALVTLGILFGVRKAAIAPVSGAAHAVSTGARG; encoded by the coding sequence ATGTCTGCCTCCTCTTCTTCTGCTTTGCCACGCTGGTCGCCCCGCACCGTGGGTCTGGCCGCCGCCGTGGTGACGGTGCTGATCTGGACTTTTTTCATCGTCTACGCACGCGCCACGGCCGATCCTGCACGCGGCGGGCTGCTTACGCCGTTTGACATCTTTTACGCACGCCTCTGGGGGGCCGGGTTGGTGCTGCTGCCCTGGGGCTGGTGGCTGGTGCGCCAGGCGCGGCGTAGCAATCCGCAGGCGGGGTCGTTGTTCGGTCTCTCCCCGCTGTCTTTGCGCCACACACTGATCGCGGGCGTGTCCGGTGGCTTGCTGTACGGCATGTTTGCCTATAGCGGTTTTGTGTTTGCGCCTGCGGCCCATGCCTCGGTGCTGATGCCGGGCAGCCTGCCGCTGTGGACGTCGCTCTTGGCCATTGGCGTGCTCGGTGAGCGCATCAGCGGCTCGCGCGCCATCGGGCTGGTGTGTATCGTGGCGGGCGACTTGCTGGTGGGTGGTGCCAGCCTGCTGCACGCATTCGACGGCAGTGGCGTGTGGCGCGGCGATGTGTTGTTCATGCTGGCGTCGTTCACCTGGTCGGTCTACAGCGTGACGGTGCGGCGCCTGGCGCTGGAGGCGGTGCGCGCCACCATCGCCATCACGGTGCTGGGCTTTCTGGTTTATGTGCCCATTTACACCGTGTTGGTGCTGGTGCAGTGGGTGCCGGGCCACGTGTTTACCGCGCCATGGGGGTCGGTGCTGCCCCAGATGCTGTTCCAGGGCCTGGGCTCGGTGGTGGTGTCGGGCATTACCTTCAACGTGATGATTCGCCACTTCGGCCCGGTGCGCTCCACCATGATCACGGCCCTGGTACCCGGCCTGTCAGCTGTATCCGCAGGCATCTTTCTGGGGGAACCCCTGCAGTGGAACCTGATCGCTGGGTTGGCACTGGTCACACTGGGCATTTTGTTTGGCGTGCGCAAGGCTGCAATTGCTCCTGTTTCAGGAGCTGCTCACGCAGTATCCACGGGGGCTAGAGGCTGA
- the tsaB gene encoding tRNA (adenosine(37)-N6)-threonylcarbamoyltransferase complex dimerization subunit type 1 TsaB, which translates to MKLLAFDTSTEILSVAVGRTVDGAMRVWQHSGAGGAQASTGLIAGVLDLLAQAGLTLGALDAICFGAGPGSFTGLRTACSVAQGLAFGAGGGAGVPVLPVDTLLAVAEEARFATPDLARDGQVLALLDARMDEMYAAHYAFAGTAWTELQGSALLRPQDLQLPVTPVALAGNVFTVYADRLALPAGVPCIVALPTATAMLRLAPQLLAAGKAVSAAQALPSYIRDKVAKTTAERAAEKAAAQLA; encoded by the coding sequence ATGAAATTACTGGCTTTTGACACCAGCACGGAAATCCTGTCCGTCGCCGTGGGGCGGACGGTGGACGGCGCAATGCGCGTCTGGCAGCACAGCGGTGCCGGTGGCGCGCAGGCCAGTACCGGGCTGATTGCCGGGGTGCTGGACTTGCTGGCCCAGGCCGGTCTGACATTGGGTGCGCTGGACGCCATTTGTTTTGGCGCCGGGCCGGGTTCGTTCACCGGGCTGCGCACCGCCTGTTCGGTGGCGCAAGGCCTGGCCTTTGGTGCAGGCGGCGGTGCGGGTGTGCCGGTGCTGCCGGTAGACACGCTGCTGGCCGTGGCCGAAGAAGCCCGCTTTGCCACGCCTGATCTCGCGCGGGATGGACAGGTCCTGGCGCTGCTGGATGCGCGCATGGACGAGATGTACGCTGCGCACTACGCGTTTGCCGGTACAGCGTGGACCGAGCTGCAAGGCAGCGCGCTGCTGCGCCCGCAGGACCTGCAATTGCCTGTTACACCGGTAGCGCTGGCTGGCAATGTGTTCACGGTGTATGCAGACCGGCTGGCGCTGCCCGCCGGCGTACCCTGCATCGTGGCCCTGCCCACGGCGACGGCCATGTTGCGTCTGGCGCCCCAATTACTGGCGGCTGGCAAGGCAGTCAGCGCCGCGCAGGCCCTGCCCAGCTATATCCGCGACAAGGTGGCCAAGACCACGGCCGAGCGCGCTGCTGAAAAAGCGGCCGCCCAACTGGCATGA
- a CDS encoding sensor domain-containing diguanylate cyclase, giving the protein MRLSFFAKPHRDWVVEGNHTSRVMGFGLIAFVLAVHMLGRGYSELTWALLGLQFLAYPQLLYWRTRKSNEPRAAEMNHMSLDSFVFGMWSAYLGFPMWSTFGMCVTTAVTHASYMGVKGAVRSAAALSAGALMAIVLFGFRFSPAMDWPISLACLLGLTAYLVSLANMAHNHNVKLFETRDKMRKGEQALQEANEALRQQLGEISVLQTRLREQANRDSLTGLYNRRYLDDTLARELARCKREGQPLSLMLIDIDHFKRVNDTYGHPAGDEVLRALARMLNTHARSGDVACRYGGEEFLMLLPHMPLQTAMQRAEQWRADFGTATLVFGDFHIQATLSVGIATYPGDGTSPETLIANADLALYRAKNNGRNRVVAFSTSHPSPSVLPNSSHASQ; this is encoded by the coding sequence ATGCGCTTGTCTTTTTTTGCAAAACCACACCGCGACTGGGTGGTTGAGGGCAACCACACAAGCCGTGTGATGGGCTTTGGTCTGATTGCGTTCGTGCTTGCAGTTCACATGCTGGGCCGGGGCTACAGTGAACTGACCTGGGCGCTGCTGGGCTTGCAATTTCTGGCCTACCCCCAGTTGCTCTATTGGCGCACGCGGAAATCCAACGAGCCACGCGCCGCCGAGATGAACCACATGAGTCTGGATTCTTTTGTCTTTGGCATGTGGTCTGCCTACCTGGGTTTTCCGATGTGGAGCACCTTTGGCATGTGCGTCACCACTGCGGTCACGCATGCCTCCTACATGGGCGTGAAGGGTGCTGTGCGCTCCGCTGCGGCCTTGTCCGCGGGAGCACTCATGGCAATCGTCCTGTTCGGCTTTCGATTCTCGCCAGCCATGGATTGGCCAATCTCCCTAGCCTGCCTGTTGGGGCTTACTGCCTATCTGGTGTCTCTGGCAAACATGGCCCACAACCACAACGTCAAGCTTTTCGAGACCCGTGACAAGATGCGAAAAGGTGAACAGGCGCTGCAGGAAGCCAACGAAGCCCTGCGCCAGCAACTCGGCGAGATCAGCGTGCTACAGACACGCCTGCGGGAGCAGGCCAACCGCGACTCGCTCACCGGCCTGTACAACCGGCGCTATCTGGACGACACACTGGCGCGCGAACTGGCGCGCTGCAAGCGCGAGGGCCAACCGCTCAGCCTGATGCTGATCGATATCGACCACTTCAAACGCGTCAACGACACCTATGGCCACCCCGCCGGGGACGAAGTGCTCCGCGCCCTGGCGCGCATGCTCAACACCCACGCGCGCAGCGGCGACGTGGCCTGCCGCTACGGCGGCGAAGAATTCCTGATGCTGCTGCCCCACATGCCGCTGCAAACAGCCATGCAGCGGGCCGAGCAGTGGCGCGCCGACTTTGGCACCGCTACGCTGGTGTTTGGTGATTTCCATATCCAGGCCACGCTGTCAGTGGGCATAGCCACCTACCCTGGCGACGGCACCTCACCCGAAACGTTGATCGCCAACGCCGACCTGGCGTTGTACCGCGCCAAGAACAATGGCCGTAACCGTGTGGTGGCTTTCAGCACATCACACCCTTCTCCTTCCGTCTTACCGAACTCCTCTCATGCAAGCCAGTGA
- a CDS encoding SemiSWEET transporter translates to MQASDIIGTIGATLTTASFVPQAWHTFKTKDVRGISLGMYSAFTVGVACWLVYGFLLSEWPIVIANFITLTLAMAILTMKLRYHAP, encoded by the coding sequence ATGCAAGCCAGTGACATCATCGGCACCATCGGTGCCACACTTACCACCGCCAGTTTTGTGCCGCAAGCCTGGCACACCTTCAAGACCAAGGACGTGCGGGGCATTTCATTGGGCATGTACAGCGCCTTCACCGTGGGCGTGGCCTGCTGGCTGGTCTACGGCTTTCTGCTCAGCGAATGGCCCATCGTCATCGCCAACTTCATCACGCTCACGCTCGCCATGGCCATTCTGACCATGAAGCTGCGTTACCACGCACCATGA
- the pyrF gene encoding orotidine-5'-phosphate decarboxylase, with product MTFLDQLRTAERQNGSLLCVGLDPEPSKFPEQYRGDASKIYDFCAAIVDATADLVIAFKPQIAYFAAHRAEDQLEKLMAHMRSAAPKVPIILDAKRGDIGSTATQYAIEAFERYGADAVTLSPFMGFDSVAPYLQYHGKGAFLLCRTSNPGGDDLQPQRLLDVPGQPRMYEHIAALAQGPWNLNGQLGLVVGATYPAEIERVRALAPTLPLLIPGVGAQGGDAVATVKAGWRGAGGETTAPIVVNSSRSILYASSGADFAQAAQREARKTRDQLQAAKP from the coding sequence ATGACCTTCCTCGACCAGCTGCGCACCGCCGAGCGCCAAAACGGCTCCCTTCTGTGTGTGGGCCTGGATCCTGAACCCAGCAAGTTTCCGGAGCAATACCGGGGTGACGCCAGCAAGATTTACGACTTCTGCGCCGCCATCGTCGACGCCACTGCGGACCTGGTCATCGCCTTCAAACCCCAGATCGCCTACTTTGCCGCGCACCGCGCCGAAGACCAGCTCGAAAAACTCATGGCCCACATGCGCAGCGCAGCGCCCAAGGTGCCCATAATCCTGGACGCCAAGCGCGGCGACATTGGCAGCACCGCCACGCAGTACGCCATTGAGGCCTTTGAGCGTTACGGTGCCGACGCGGTCACCCTGTCGCCCTTCATGGGGTTTGACTCTGTGGCGCCGTACCTGCAGTACCACGGCAAGGGCGCCTTCCTGCTGTGTCGCACTTCCAATCCCGGTGGCGATGATCTGCAGCCCCAGCGCCTGCTGGACGTGCCCGGCCAGCCGCGCATGTACGAACACATTGCCGCTCTGGCCCAGGGTCCTTGGAACCTCAACGGCCAGCTCGGCCTGGTAGTCGGCGCGACCTACCCCGCAGAGATCGAACGCGTGCGCGCCCTAGCGCCCACGCTGCCGCTGCTGATCCCCGGTGTGGGTGCACAGGGCGGCGATGCGGTGGCCACCGTCAAGGCCGGTTGGCGTGGCGCGGGTGGCGAGACGACGGCACCTATCGTGGTGAACTCTTCGCGCTCCATCCTGTATGCGTCTTCGGGTGCGGACTTTGCGCAGGCCGCGCAGCGCGAAGCCCGTAAAACGCGTGACCAACTGCAGGCCGCCAAACCATGA
- a CDS encoding SulP family inorganic anion transporter, with amino-acid sequence MRLAQPWRNDLRGGTEAALQGMSTAVAPILLFVGLFGSAGLSAGYWAALVVVALVPCARLLMGGQPAILSAPRTASLATYAGLVLHISLASAGPTAQQAASGLTTTQLLVGLTAGSLMFLAASALVVLAGALRWGHIFKMIPIPVSVGISNGTALLLVWLALVQMNRGGAPAVLSAVSMLLAYALWRWSQKRVAWFANMPAVLIAVACGVLLTSVGNTAAPLGTAPQVMADTQWISARMWATLQAHDLLPLLMAGLPGTMTLALVMILETFTTAATMESRFNLRSDANRELIAMGTANMLGAVLGGVPCTGGPLYSLASWNAGGRGWLAALVCMLFLTGLLLGIAPWLLALPAGLIAGLLLLQAIPMADPAFMERLGRMLRTRQWRGEGTADLGFWITAAISLVGVFGNLIWATFLGIGLSSLAVLKRVSGNLTAQWTYLDTQRSRRVRGLAETTELARAAQSVGVLRLTGHLFFGNSLRLRQQADELDDRARTVVIDIAQVHEVDPSGIEALGGLIRSLQDSGRAVVISGLQASAPALQRARNNWAAVDLQVDLDRGLEACEERVLAHGAISTGTSTVATHHNSLLQDLHPDDVDMVLGLGQRRDVAQGAVLFQQGAPADGVWLLESGKVSILSGSGPLCSRLATFGPGQFVGEMGLIDGKLRSATVTADTVVTALFLDSQAIATLVDQYPAAALAITRNIARELSSRLRGTAP; translated from the coding sequence ATGAGGCTGGCGCAGCCCTGGCGCAATGACCTGCGTGGCGGCACGGAGGCCGCGCTGCAAGGCATGTCCACGGCGGTCGCGCCCATACTTTTGTTTGTGGGCCTTTTCGGAAGCGCCGGCTTATCGGCGGGTTACTGGGCCGCGTTGGTGGTAGTGGCGCTGGTGCCCTGCGCAAGGCTGTTGATGGGAGGTCAGCCGGCCATCCTGTCGGCGCCACGCACGGCTTCTCTCGCAACCTATGCTGGCCTGGTTTTGCATATCAGCCTCGCCAGTGCCGGGCCCACGGCGCAGCAGGCGGCCAGCGGTCTGACGACCACCCAATTGCTCGTCGGACTGACGGCGGGCAGCCTGATGTTTTTAGCGGCCAGCGCACTGGTGGTGCTGGCAGGTGCACTCCGGTGGGGTCATATTTTCAAGATGATCCCCATCCCCGTGAGCGTGGGCATCAGCAATGGCACGGCCTTGTTGCTGGTCTGGTTGGCACTGGTCCAGATGAACCGGGGCGGTGCCCCGGCGGTGCTCAGTGCGGTGTCCATGCTGCTGGCCTATGCCCTGTGGCGATGGTCGCAAAAGCGGGTGGCCTGGTTTGCCAATATGCCGGCCGTCCTGATTGCAGTGGCATGTGGTGTGCTCCTGACCAGCGTGGGAAACACGGCAGCACCGCTGGGTACGGCGCCCCAGGTCATGGCCGACACACAATGGATTTCTGCGCGCATGTGGGCGACCCTGCAGGCGCACGATCTCTTGCCCTTGCTCATGGCAGGGCTGCCTGGCACCATGACGCTGGCCCTGGTCATGATTCTGGAGACCTTCACGACCGCCGCCACTATGGAGTCACGCTTTAACCTGCGTAGCGATGCCAACCGCGAATTAATTGCCATGGGCACCGCCAACATGCTGGGCGCCGTGCTCGGCGGCGTGCCCTGCACGGGCGGCCCGCTGTACAGCCTTGCGAGCTGGAATGCAGGCGGACGGGGATGGCTGGCAGCGCTGGTATGCATGCTGTTCTTGACCGGCCTGCTGCTGGGCATTGCACCGTGGCTGCTGGCACTGCCGGCCGGCCTGATTGCCGGTCTGCTGTTGTTGCAGGCCATACCGATGGCAGACCCGGCATTCATGGAACGCCTGGGCCGCATGTTGCGCACGCGCCAATGGCGTGGTGAAGGCACTGCCGACCTGGGCTTCTGGATCACAGCGGCCATCAGCCTGGTCGGTGTATTCGGTAATCTGATCTGGGCCACTTTCCTGGGTATAGGCTTGTCCAGCCTGGCGGTACTCAAACGCGTCTCTGGCAATTTGACAGCACAATGGACCTATCTGGACACCCAGCGTTCGCGCCGCGTGCGCGGGCTCGCGGAAACCACCGAGCTTGCGCGTGCTGCCCAGTCGGTGGGCGTGTTGCGACTGACGGGCCATTTGTTCTTTGGCAACAGCTTGCGCCTGCGTCAACAGGCCGATGAGCTGGACGACCGGGCGCGTACCGTAGTCATTGACATCGCCCAAGTGCATGAGGTTGACCCCAGTGGCATCGAGGCCTTGGGCGGTCTGATCCGCTCATTGCAGGACAGCGGGCGGGCCGTGGTGATCAGTGGTTTGCAGGCCAGTGCACCCGCCTTGCAGCGCGCACGGAACAACTGGGCTGCGGTGGACCTCCAGGTGGACCTGGACCGCGGCCTGGAAGCCTGTGAGGAACGTGTGCTGGCGCACGGCGCGATCAGTACCGGTACCTCCACGGTGGCAACACACCACAACAGCCTGCTGCAGGATCTGCACCCCGATGACGTAGACATGGTGCTGGGGCTGGGCCAGCGCCGGGATGTTGCGCAGGGTGCAGTACTGTTTCAGCAAGGCGCGCCTGCAGACGGCGTGTGGCTGCTGGAATCGGGGAAGGTCAGCATTCTGTCGGGCAGTGGCCCTCTCTGTTCCCGCCTCGCCACATTTGGGCCAGGCCAGTTCGTCGGTGAAATGGGGCTGATTGATGGAAAGCTGCGCTCTGCGACCGTAACCGCCGACACGGTTGTCACGGCACTATTTCTGGACAGTCAGGCGATTGCTACACTGGTCGACCAGTATCCGGCTGCGGCTTTGGCGATCACCCGCAACATCGCACGCGAGTTGTCTTCGCGATTGCGTGGCACCGCCCCCTGA
- the dacB gene encoding D-alanyl-D-alanine carboxypeptidase/D-alanyl-D-alanine endopeptidase: MPLRFALLALITSLSLAAHAQNLPPDVETALARARVPRDAVSALVVEAGRDAQTPRLSWRANTPMNPASVMKLVTTYAALDLLGPAYTWTTPVYVEGAVRDGTLYGNLYIKGQGDPKLVLERLWLLLRRVQGLGIKTIAGDIVLDRSAFDVPDTDPSSFDGEPLRPYNAAPDALLLNYKSVVMTFTPDRGAGVAQVQFDPPLAGVQMQSTVALSVGDCGDYRGALKADFSDANRIRFLGSYPAACGEKAWPVAYAEPRSYSMRAVQGLWQDIGGKLGGSVRLGAVPSAVLAAKPAFEATSAPLAEIIRDINKYSNNVMAQQVFLTLGNGSFDGARSAVTRWWKERLGEDAPVLDNGSGLSRQERISAQALGRLLNHAYQSPVMPELMGSLPISGLDGTLRRMKSRTGASAHLKTGSLSNVVAVAGYVDGSNGRRFILVALINHANAGAARPAIEALVDWASKEQ, encoded by the coding sequence ATGCCCCTGCGTTTTGCCCTACTGGCCCTGATCACCAGCCTGTCTTTGGCAGCGCACGCCCAAAATCTGCCGCCCGACGTGGAAACCGCACTGGCACGCGCCAGAGTGCCGCGCGATGCCGTGTCGGCGCTGGTGGTGGAAGCCGGGCGCGACGCCCAGACGCCCCGCCTGTCCTGGCGCGCGAATACGCCCATGAACCCGGCGTCGGTCATGAAGCTGGTCACCACCTATGCCGCGCTGGACCTGCTGGGCCCGGCCTACACCTGGACCACCCCGGTGTATGTGGAAGGCGCGGTGCGCGACGGCACGCTCTACGGCAACCTTTACATCAAGGGCCAGGGCGACCCCAAGCTGGTGCTGGAGCGCCTCTGGCTGCTGCTGCGCCGCGTGCAGGGTCTGGGTATCAAGACCATTGCCGGTGACATCGTGCTGGACCGCAGCGCGTTTGACGTGCCCGACACCGACCCCTCCAGCTTCGACGGCGAGCCACTGCGCCCCTACAACGCGGCGCCCGATGCGCTCTTGCTCAACTACAAGTCGGTGGTGATGACCTTCACACCGGACCGTGGCGCCGGCGTGGCCCAGGTGCAGTTTGACCCGCCACTGGCAGGCGTGCAAATGCAATCCACGGTGGCACTCAGTGTGGGCGACTGCGGCGACTACCGCGGCGCCCTGAAGGCCGACTTCTCGGATGCCAATCGCATCCGTTTTCTGGGCAGCTACCCCGCGGCGTGTGGTGAAAAGGCATGGCCCGTCGCGTATGCCGAGCCCCGGAGTTATTCCATGCGCGCAGTGCAGGGCCTGTGGCAGGACATCGGCGGCAAGCTGGGCGGCAGTGTGCGCCTGGGTGCGGTGCCATCGGCGGTACTGGCGGCCAAACCGGCGTTTGAGGCCACCTCGGCACCCTTGGCCGAAATCATCCGCGACATCAACAAATACAGCAACAACGTGATGGCCCAGCAGGTTTTCCTGACGCTGGGTAACGGCAGCTTTGACGGCGCACGCAGCGCTGTGACCCGCTGGTGGAAAGAACGCTTGGGCGAAGACGCCCCGGTGCTGGACAACGGCTCGGGCCTGTCGCGCCAGGAGCGCATCAGCGCGCAGGCGCTGGGCCGCCTGCTCAACCACGCCTACCAGTCACCCGTGATGCCGGAGCTCATGGGCTCCTTGCCGATCAGCGGTCTCGATGGAACCCTGCGGCGCATGAAGTCGCGCACCGGCGCCAGCGCCCACCTCAAGACCGGCAGCCTCAGCAATGTGGTGGCCGTGGCGGGGTATGTGGACGGCAGCAACGGGCGCCGCTTCATCCTGGTGGCGCTGATCAACCACGCCAATGCCGGCGCCGCACGCCCCGCTATCGAGGCGTTGGTGGACTGGGCCAGCAAGGAACAATAG
- a CDS encoding uracil-DNA glycosylase translates to MTLDLDDRHRAMLAEMGVRVWLPGAAPAEQPAPALVHAIAVAEQAPARPAAAPAARAQPIPVRAEPVEALSRSRPQAAPSTSTLDLQTLDWPTLTEAAATCQACALCAGRKNTTLLAPPTPAQCDWMVVGDPPDEDEDRAGQPFAEAAGQLLDNMLKAMGASRSGSGATGVYLTNVVKCRPPQARIPQAAELAQCAAFLQREIALVQPKVILAMGRFATQVLLGEQSELATQPLGKLRGTLYRYQDVAVVPTYHPRVLLRAPADKAKAWADLCLAMDVLPPRSAATRVAAPRGG, encoded by the coding sequence ATGACACTGGACCTGGACGACCGCCACCGCGCCATGCTGGCCGAGATGGGTGTGCGCGTCTGGTTACCGGGGGCTGCGCCTGCTGAGCAGCCCGCGCCGGCGCTGGTGCACGCCATTGCGGTGGCAGAGCAGGCCCCGGCCCGTCCCGCCGCTGCGCCAGCGGCGCGCGCGCAACCAATCCCCGTTCGGGCTGAGCCGGTCGAAGCCCTGTCACGCTCTCGCCCTCAGGCTGCCCCCAGCACCTCCACGCTCGATCTGCAAACTCTGGACTGGCCCACCCTGACCGAGGCCGCCGCCACCTGCCAGGCCTGCGCCCTGTGCGCCGGGCGCAAAAACACCACACTGCTGGCACCGCCCACGCCGGCACAGTGCGACTGGATGGTGGTGGGCGATCCGCCCGACGAAGACGAAGACCGCGCTGGCCAGCCCTTTGCCGAGGCCGCAGGCCAGTTACTCGACAACATGCTTAAGGCCATGGGTGCCAGCCGCAGTGGCAGTGGCGCCACCGGCGTTTATCTGACCAATGTGGTGAAGTGCCGCCCGCCACAAGCGCGCATTCCGCAGGCGGCCGAGTTGGCGCAGTGCGCCGCCTTTTTGCAGCGCGAGATTGCGCTGGTGCAGCCCAAGGTGATTCTGGCCATGGGCCGCTTTGCGACCCAGGTGCTGCTGGGCGAGCAGTCCGAACTGGCCACGCAGCCGCTGGGCAAGCTGCGCGGCACGTTGTACCGCTACCAGGACGTGGCCGTGGTGCCCACCTACCACCCGCGCGTGCTCTTGCGCGCCCCGGCCGACAAGGCCAAGGCCTGGGCCGATCTGTGCCTGGCCATGGACGTGTTGCCCCCACGCTCCGCCGCTACGCGGGTCGCTGCCCCCCGAGGGGGCTAA
- a CDS encoding DUF3422 domain-containing protein, with product MTALSTTQDSKYFPHEDAMRVAVHNEILGRPQARMGLPVQIACLVVLNADVDLEAEIRHLALLPGQKDLTATALQTPFLRIQVGPCTLKWERHAEFTAYSVMRALPPSTLLNDPPQQLLSQLLLDDDWLRNIPGRTLGALHLVMLLGDPPSAVTRAAAYDHWFTTGAAVASQMGTPVHSSVVTDFALQEDGFERMLVLAATGMSEGRVGRVAQRLLEIETYRLMALRSLPAAQQLGPWLEEAEQRLVGIHTQINGILNSNQDLLNALARLAADVERAVADHRRSFDASKAYHALVTQRLTELREKPIPGTQTLGEFMHRRLSPAMATVVAAGQRLDALSTRVDHTSALLRTRVEVTLEAQGRVAMNTMASVRLLLQRVQRTLQVLSIAAVTFFVVQLLLHIGHAVQRGGFALELELWVGALVPVALGGIWWLVHRINQRL from the coding sequence ATGACCGCTCTTTCGACAACGCAGGATAGCAAGTACTTCCCACACGAAGATGCCATGCGGGTGGCCGTGCACAACGAAATACTGGGGCGACCCCAGGCACGCATGGGTTTGCCCGTGCAAATAGCCTGCCTTGTGGTGCTCAACGCCGATGTCGACCTGGAGGCGGAAATACGCCATCTGGCACTTCTTCCGGGTCAAAAAGATCTGACAGCCACGGCACTGCAGACTCCGTTCTTGCGCATCCAGGTGGGCCCCTGCACCCTCAAGTGGGAACGGCATGCCGAGTTCACTGCGTACTCCGTCATGCGCGCCTTGCCGCCGTCGACGCTGCTCAATGATCCACCGCAGCAATTGCTCTCTCAATTGCTGCTGGACGATGACTGGTTGCGCAACATTCCGGGGCGCACGCTGGGCGCCCTGCACCTGGTCATGTTGCTGGGGGATCCGCCCAGTGCAGTCACCCGCGCAGCCGCCTACGACCACTGGTTTACCACGGGGGCTGCGGTGGCCTCACAAATGGGCACCCCGGTCCATTCCAGCGTGGTGACCGACTTTGCATTGCAGGAAGATGGCTTTGAACGCATGTTGGTGCTCGCTGCCACCGGCATGAGCGAAGGCAGAGTGGGACGGGTGGCGCAGCGCCTGCTGGAAATCGAAACCTACCGCCTTATGGCACTGCGCAGCCTGCCCGCTGCACAACAACTGGGGCCCTGGCTGGAAGAGGCGGAACAACGGCTTGTTGGCATTCACACGCAGATCAACGGCATACTGAATAGCAACCAGGACTTGCTCAATGCATTGGCACGGTTGGCTGCCGACGTGGAGCGCGCGGTGGCAGACCATAGACGCTCTTTTGACGCCAGCAAGGCCTACCACGCACTGGTCACCCAACGCCTGACCGAGCTGCGCGAAAAACCGATCCCCGGCACCCAGACACTGGGCGAATTCATGCACCGCCGCCTTTCCCCTGCCATGGCGACTGTGGTGGCTGCCGGGCAACGGCTGGACGCACTGTCCACGCGTGTAGACCACACCAGCGCCTTGCTGCGCACCCGGGTGGAGGTAACGCTGGAAGCACAAGGCCGTGTGGCAATGAACACCATGGCAAGCGTACGGCTGTTGCTGCAACGGGTTCAACGCACACTCCAGGTACTGTCGATTGCGGCCGTTACTTTCTTTGTAGTGCAACTGCTGTTGCACATCGGCCATGCGGTGCAGCGTGGTGGCTTTGCGCTGGAACTGGAGCTGTGGGTGGGCGCCCTGGTGCCCGTGGCACTGGGCGGCATCTGGTGGCTGGTGCACCGGATCAACCAGCGCCTTTAA